A window of Haliscomenobacter hydrossis DSM 1100 contains these coding sequences:
- a CDS encoding T9SS type A sorting domain-containing protein yields the protein MNKPLLGSLVLLLLAFNWLHAQVPNYHWATKFDADRNDNFGFDSDDQFAVDAQGNSYLLQRIVDQIEYGDTTLYADPEAGAYTLAKYDAAGQFQWARTLVGLDEEGVESHWGYLNSLIVDPAGNILISGEYDTPQFFAGMGDPLQNPCPEEYCNALFVLTYSPGGQLLKVEQHYAFGAPPDAEYYGGADSPVLNLDASGQRHLVFNLYGDTLVWNGQKQYYGSQNYQLLLMRGQGSGNLEQIGAIHYDNGGFYPLKLIPQADGSLLLFGEASEETTLSDAYGFSYTTGPLIEGSSLEDIYLVIKYNAQGQVLWIRELHGEYAEAQLVADPHGHTYLMGYFETFLRWKQQTLRAGAEEYGGFLFRLDEQGDIVWQKIYADAAVDVTLAAQVASVAPDGGLLAPLVILAPEGEPSTTFEGQTVQAVWDGYTSAIGHYNLHGTLDTLVPLPAAGEGIFFVTNLRYDPNGRIYGLFQTAEVDTLRLGDYTFPVVEYTSEILACFTLSNLPPGFTAPKAATNVDKTTENLRIIRTYPNPTEDKITVEWAPRAEPAQLLLRNINGQALQAFNIAPYASQQSLDLRLLPRGWYLVEWKSGGKRELLRVLKQ from the coding sequence ATGAATAAACCTCTACTTGGCAGTTTAGTGCTGCTACTGCTGGCCTTTAATTGGCTACACGCCCAAGTCCCCAACTACCACTGGGCGACCAAATTCGACGCCGATCGCAACGACAATTTCGGGTTTGACAGCGACGACCAATTTGCAGTTGACGCCCAGGGCAACAGCTACCTCTTGCAGCGCATTGTGGATCAAATCGAATATGGCGACACCACCTTGTATGCCGACCCCGAGGCCGGAGCTTATACTTTAGCCAAGTATGACGCCGCCGGGCAATTCCAGTGGGCCCGTACCCTGGTGGGATTGGATGAAGAAGGTGTGGAAAGCCACTGGGGCTACCTCAACAGCCTCATTGTCGACCCCGCCGGAAATATTTTGATTTCCGGAGAATACGATACGCCACAGTTTTTTGCTGGAATGGGAGATCCCCTGCAGAACCCCTGCCCCGAGGAGTATTGCAATGCCCTTTTCGTCCTCACCTATAGTCCTGGAGGACAATTGTTGAAAGTAGAGCAACACTACGCTTTTGGTGCCCCGCCCGATGCTGAATATTATGGGGGCGCAGACAGCCCAGTATTGAACCTTGATGCCTCCGGGCAGCGGCACCTGGTGTTCAATCTTTATGGGGATACCCTGGTGTGGAATGGCCAAAAGCAGTACTATGGCAGCCAAAACTACCAATTGCTGCTGATGCGTGGCCAGGGCAGCGGCAACCTGGAGCAAATTGGGGCCATCCACTACGACAATGGTGGGTTTTATCCGCTAAAATTGATCCCTCAAGCGGATGGATCGCTGCTGTTGTTTGGTGAAGCAAGTGAAGAAACGACCCTGAGCGATGCTTATGGATTTAGCTACACCACTGGCCCATTGATCGAAGGCTCCAGTTTGGAAGACATTTATCTGGTGATCAAATACAATGCGCAAGGGCAAGTGTTATGGATCAGGGAGCTGCACGGCGAATACGCTGAAGCGCAACTGGTAGCCGACCCACATGGGCACACCTACCTCATGGGTTATTTTGAAACTTTTTTGCGGTGGAAGCAGCAAACCCTGCGCGCAGGAGCGGAGGAATATGGCGGCTTTTTGTTCCGACTGGATGAACAAGGGGATATCGTCTGGCAAAAAATCTATGCCGATGCTGCTGTTGACGTGACCCTTGCGGCACAAGTGGCCAGTGTTGCGCCGGATGGCGGGTTGTTGGCTCCTCTGGTTATTCTTGCGCCCGAAGGGGAGCCTTCCACCACTTTTGAAGGGCAAACTGTCCAGGCGGTTTGGGATGGGTATACTTCTGCCATAGGCCATTACAACCTGCACGGCACACTGGATACTTTAGTACCTTTACCTGCCGCTGGCGAGGGTATTTTTTTTGTGACCAATTTGCGCTACGATCCCAATGGCCGTATTTATGGTCTTTTTCAAACAGCTGAGGTCGATACCTTACGGCTAGGTGACTACACGTTCCCCGTTGTTGAATACACTTCTGAAATTCTGGCTTGTTTTACTCTTTCCAATCTCCCTCCAGGCTTTACCGCACCAAAGGCTGCCACGAACGTTGACAAAACCACCGAAAACCTGCGCATCATCCGCACCTACCCCAACCCGACCGAAGACAAAATCACGGTGGAGTGGGCACCCCGTGCAGAACCTGCTCAATTGCTTTTGCGCAATATAAACGGGCAAGCCTTGCAAGCTTTTAATATAGCACCGTATGCCAGCCAGCAAAGTCTGGATTTGCGTTTGCTGCCTCGCGGTTGGTATCTCGTTGAATGGAAAAGTGGAGGAAAAAGGGAATTGTTGCGGGTGTTGAAGCAGTGA
- a CDS encoding T9SS type A sorting domain-containing protein, whose translation MQRITLHFELRQAAQCLGILLFLFLNMLMFSSLQGQIPGISLKEQTSDCGTCTGKLLLSLPEGLAVPLEVELKDSKKTKKITINSNTSTTDNPVFEQVCPGEYQLTFTSLAEGFKGLACAKKIVKGVMKGSGGDAPFTVTLVSNANQRIEVSTNATNPMFAWSVGGNTTNVLENAPSGSHTVTVTDVYGCKKTAGPFAIAGGCYNASGVYTGTKFEIVLEQANMIKPVLINMFDPITLKIKVNIGGTIQSLPSDYTITWKTASGQVIGTESSLLITPSMYSIYQAQSLSVVVTNPCETRQIPIKLQVCGGGDPQALKEIFTTTTEASCKAENNVDLKTGSITVSVPLPKDGVYGVSVMIGTQNLAIQADVQGKKGTAKAIKLAAGNHIVRVLYGTSNSSCAYSFTVDVPGEAPAYKFVDFANGQCNFKAICKNGSEIKLNVPPARVYSTQLGSNSSDLKSKCQPKVDCVLGNVTETRLNGGTIDAIRTYAGIFEDVIHTVLSDPNNQLSAKEREALDKECQDNKQRFDCRVVKFCPGSFTVIDDGKPFAGFKWLLRQHNHDITSANCRELSCGKGGKLEVFSTCDPKLASAVNITNPQGPNGGICNTPPPPPDEPEDKDDSGNTCQVWKKKVPLSQIYYNEEYRGNPFYQGSQINQIIDALDARIQAVDAITKRGDAKERFLLNSCISISYCETNLKVNGINFSNVLNTIETLECSSCEPKDKLTLGQLMVEVKRGTKSVLPGSDLAALVDEFSRVNSTQDEDQIVSRYACIPVPICAGDYIKNIDVVVQQMKARVNNACPTCSASIFIQMPLNKLVDLFLNGEGDPYSPTSEFAREVGKPVKSGGQLEEIISECGKNHKNANNKNCISVLFCVDDPSQSVFDFANVKLAACSQYCPKSFHEHEISLHPSDQELVVAGLNPNDELPPAGKYFQDTLMVMESFKTFAPIVSDGSISPKAITQTTEGNYYYNYSHDVSRIHNIKDSTLLFRHEDWDNDNYWFVDAAENGIKNEFIISHNRDTFSFAAPLESDSLLHFTYFAVRDSFLYLSGYYTGALRYRAELVNDNPTHAHINGFVLRINQQGDLRGVAIIENINTTLNGFRVELAKQGDVLVVGRVKSEALVVNQTEQATGLIGGGFMGSLNAQTHAFSLISKIDLVAGANILRAAVEPDQSAYALVLGNVNSIAAQSGSIQVSSGNKMAVLALSAQGALSWARYFNGNIDPTQLDVTYGYAQQLNVGITYSGVVSVDTTQYFNSVGKQDIGLIQFDQQGQYRWHRSYGSPETETVVELLYDEGILYFGGNFAGAQGFRSIGGYDFYNPTPFHERAYVSYYADSIAVDSTLANTPELAALSAPILQKSSTPDRTFKVFPNPFKDEILTEFESQTSENMSIEVLNELGRVVKTQRFSATPGFNRQQISTQQFPAGIYFIYLRNQAGQVLKVQKLVKM comes from the coding sequence ATGCAACGCATAACACTACATTTTGAACTGAGACAGGCTGCTCAGTGCTTGGGAATACTGTTGTTTTTGTTCCTCAATATGCTCATGTTCTCCTCCTTGCAGGGACAAATTCCAGGCATCTCGCTCAAAGAACAAACCTCAGACTGCGGAACGTGCACCGGAAAACTGCTTTTGAGTCTACCGGAAGGGCTGGCAGTGCCACTTGAAGTAGAATTGAAAGACAGTAAAAAAACGAAAAAAATAACCATCAACAGCAATACATCCACAACAGATAATCCTGTTTTTGAGCAAGTGTGTCCAGGGGAATACCAACTGACGTTTACTTCCTTGGCTGAAGGGTTCAAAGGTCTGGCTTGTGCAAAAAAAATCGTCAAAGGAGTGATGAAAGGTAGTGGTGGAGATGCCCCTTTCACCGTTACGCTTGTGAGCAATGCCAACCAAAGGATCGAAGTGAGCACAAATGCGACCAACCCCATGTTTGCCTGGAGTGTAGGTGGAAATACCACCAATGTTTTGGAAAATGCACCTTCAGGAAGCCATACTGTAACTGTAACCGATGTCTATGGCTGTAAAAAAACTGCGGGACCTTTTGCAATTGCCGGAGGATGTTACAACGCAAGTGGGGTTTATACGGGCACCAAGTTCGAGATTGTACTGGAGCAAGCTAATATGATTAAACCTGTATTGATTAATATGTTTGACCCAATTACCCTAAAAATAAAGGTAAACATCGGAGGAACCATTCAATCCTTGCCTTCTGATTACACCATAACCTGGAAAACTGCTAGTGGTCAAGTCATCGGCACCGAAAGCAGCCTTTTGATTACGCCCAGTATGTATTCCATCTATCAAGCTCAATCTTTGTCTGTAGTCGTTACTAATCCTTGTGAAACACGACAAATACCCATAAAACTTCAGGTTTGCGGAGGTGGCGACCCTCAAGCATTAAAAGAAATTTTCACGACAACGACTGAAGCATCCTGTAAGGCTGAAAACAATGTTGACCTCAAAACAGGGTCAATCACCGTAAGCGTCCCGCTGCCAAAAGATGGCGTCTATGGGGTATCAGTCATGATCGGCACTCAAAATCTGGCCATCCAGGCCGATGTTCAAGGAAAAAAGGGTACGGCAAAAGCGATCAAATTGGCGGCAGGCAACCATATTGTCAGAGTGCTTTATGGTACGAGCAATAGCTCTTGCGCTTACAGCTTTACTGTAGACGTACCTGGTGAAGCACCAGCTTACAAATTCGTTGATTTTGCCAATGGCCAATGCAATTTTAAAGCCATTTGCAAAAATGGAAGTGAAATCAAATTAAATGTGCCGCCTGCCCGGGTCTATTCTACTCAATTAGGCAGCAATTCAAGTGATTTGAAAAGCAAATGCCAGCCCAAGGTCGATTGTGTATTGGGTAATGTTACCGAAACGCGCCTGAATGGTGGGACAATAGATGCCATCAGGACGTATGCAGGTATCTTTGAAGATGTAATTCATACCGTGTTAAGCGACCCTAATAATCAACTAAGCGCCAAAGAGCGGGAAGCACTTGACAAAGAATGTCAGGATAATAAGCAGCGATTTGATTGCCGGGTAGTGAAATTCTGCCCAGGATCGTTTACGGTGATTGATGATGGAAAGCCATTTGCAGGCTTTAAGTGGCTTTTAAGGCAACATAATCATGATATAACCAGTGCCAACTGCCGGGAACTAAGCTGCGGTAAAGGTGGGAAATTAGAAGTATTTAGCACTTGTGACCCCAAATTAGCATCAGCGGTTAATATTACCAACCCACAAGGACCTAATGGAGGTATTTGCAACACACCGCCACCACCACCTGACGAACCCGAGGATAAAGACGACAGTGGAAACACCTGTCAAGTTTGGAAAAAGAAGGTTCCTTTGAGCCAAATTTATTACAATGAAGAGTATCGTGGTAATCCATTTTATCAAGGATCACAAATCAATCAGATTATAGATGCATTGGATGCAAGAATACAAGCTGTTGATGCGATTACGAAGCGAGGAGATGCAAAAGAACGCTTTCTGCTAAATAGTTGCATCTCGATATCTTACTGCGAGACAAATTTAAAAGTGAATGGAATAAACTTTAGCAATGTTCTTAATACTATCGAAACTTTGGAATGCTCAAGCTGCGAGCCTAAAGATAAATTGACACTGGGTCAGTTAATGGTAGAAGTAAAAAGAGGAACCAAATCTGTTCTCCCTGGTTCTGATTTAGCCGCCCTTGTTGATGAGTTCTCTCGGGTCAATTCAACCCAAGATGAAGACCAGATTGTTTCAAGGTACGCTTGTATTCCCGTACCCATTTGTGCAGGTGATTACATCAAAAACATAGATGTGGTGGTTCAACAAATGAAGGCTAGGGTAAATAATGCTTGCCCAACCTGTAGTGCCAGTATTTTTATTCAAATGCCTTTGAATAAACTAGTCGATCTGTTTTTAAATGGTGAGGGTGATCCATATAGTCCCACTAGTGAATTTGCCAGAGAAGTAGGTAAACCTGTTAAGTCTGGCGGTCAATTGGAAGAAATTATCTCGGAATGTGGTAAAAACCACAAAAACGCCAATAACAAAAACTGCATTTCAGTATTGTTCTGCGTTGATGACCCAAGCCAGTCTGTTTTTGATTTTGCAAATGTCAAATTAGCAGCTTGCAGCCAATATTGTCCTAAAAGCTTCCACGAGCATGAAATCTCTTTACATCCGAGTGATCAAGAGTTGGTTGTTGCAGGACTAAACCCAAATGATGAACTACCTCCGGCGGGTAAATATTTCCAGGACACGTTAATGGTGATGGAAAGCTTCAAAACTTTTGCTCCGATTGTAAGTGACGGCTCAATTAGCCCCAAAGCAATCACCCAAACGACAGAAGGGAATTACTATTACAACTATAGTCATGATGTATCCCGGATTCATAACATCAAGGATTCCACTCTTTTGTTTCGGCATGAAGACTGGGATAATGATAATTACTGGTTTGTTGATGCTGCTGAAAATGGTATTAAAAATGAATTTATCATTTCGCATAACCGGGATACGTTTAGTTTCGCTGCCCCCCTCGAATCCGACTCCTTGCTTCACTTCACCTACTTTGCCGTCCGCGACAGCTTCCTCTACCTCAGCGGCTACTATACCGGAGCTTTGCGTTACCGCGCCGAACTGGTAAACGACAACCCTACCCATGCACACATCAACGGTTTTGTACTGCGCATCAACCAGCAAGGCGATTTACGAGGAGTTGCCATTATTGAAAACATCAACACCACCCTCAATGGTTTCCGGGTTGAATTGGCCAAACAAGGAGATGTATTGGTAGTGGGGAGAGTTAAGTCAGAAGCCCTGGTTGTCAATCAAACCGAACAAGCCACTGGGCTGATCGGTGGCGGATTCATGGGTAGCTTAAATGCCCAAACTCACGCTTTCAGCCTTATCAGTAAAATCGATTTGGTTGCGGGTGCCAACATTTTGCGTGCCGCAGTAGAGCCAGATCAGTCAGCATATGCATTGGTCTTGGGCAATGTCAACTCAATAGCAGCTCAGTCTGGAAGTATTCAGGTGAGCAGTGGTAACAAAATGGCTGTCCTTGCACTTAGTGCGCAAGGTGCACTGAGTTGGGCACGTTATTTCAACGGCAACATTGACCCTACTCAATTGGATGTAACCTATGGCTACGCACAGCAGCTCAATGTGGGCATTACCTATTCCGGCGTAGTTTCAGTAGATACTACTCAATATTTCAATAGTGTAGGCAAACAAGACATTGGCCTCATCCAATTTGATCAACAAGGCCAATACCGTTGGCACCGCAGCTACGGCAGCCCAGAAACTGAAACGGTGGTAGAATTGCTGTACGATGAGGGTATCCTGTACTTTGGCGGCAATTTTGCAGGGGCACAAGGCTTCCGCTCCATTGGCGGCTACGACTTCTACAACCCCACTCCCTTCCATGAGCGGGCCTACGTATCCTACTACGCAGACTCAATCGCGGTAGATTCCACCTTAGCCAACACTCCAGAGTTGGCGGCATTGTCCGCACCCATACTGCAAAAATCCAGCACTCCCGATCGTACCTTCAAAGTATTCCCTAACCCCTTCAAGGACGAAATCCTGACTGAGTTTGAATCCCAAACGAGCGAAAACATGAGCATTGAAGTGCTGAATGAATTGGGGCGGGTGGTAAAAACCCAGCGTTTTAGTGCTACACCAGGCTTCAATCGCCAGCAAATCTCCACCCAGCAGTTCCCGGCGGGCATCTACTTCATTTACTTGCGTAACCAGGCTGGGCAGGTGTTGAAGGTGCAGAAATTGGTAAAAATGTAA